The following proteins are encoded in a genomic region of Ostrea edulis chromosome 7, xbOstEdul1.1, whole genome shotgun sequence:
- the LOC125653256 gene encoding uncharacterized protein LOC125653256 isoform X1, which produces MASNTSTCSTGTAYHCCVPLCNNDSRYDLKRELSFHKFPSDKIKRKEWIIKIRRDIGENFRISDATRVCSAHFLPTEVRRSLNGIRSLKPGSVPSIFAWNSPVKRIRPLRRSLKNMSPVRSAEDNNCSIEEEPELSSCFVDQTGLTPPVTNDHDYSVHTTTKDQLQAAQEEIKDLQEKLVAVERRLFSVERFTTDPQLINFYTGFKNYETLKCLFIALQPTAETMIRWTQMQRHSSNVENMKLNAIRNEALPLIDQFFMFLCRVRQGFPEQDLAVRFNISQSSVSRILITWANYLYTMLGSLPLWPPRCVVDSNMPKCFQETYPHVRVILDCTEIKVQTPSSKVLNSEMYSNYKSHTTFKSLIGITPCGAVAFISSMYTGNISDKAITALSGILDLLEPNDQVMADKGFLIEDLLEKKQASLVIPPFLGEKGKFSALEVALTHEIARLRIHVERAIRRIKEYHIFDGVIPLNLASSINQIWTVCAILTNFRGPLF; this is translated from the exons ATGGCGAGTAACACAAGTACATGCAGTACCGGTACGGCTTATCACTGTTGTGTCCCGCTTTGCAACAACGATTCCCGTTATGACCTCAAGAGGGAATTGTCCTTCCACAAATTCCCATCGGATAAGATCAAAAGGAAGGAATGGATTATTAAAATTCGGAGGGATATAGGGGAAAACTTCAGA ATATCAGATGCAACAAGGGTTTGTTCAGCCCACTTTCTTCCAACTGAAGTACGGCGGTCATTGAATGGAATACGGTCTTTAAAACCAGGGAGTGTACCAAGCATATTTGCTTGGAATTCACCAGTTAAACGGATCAGGCCACTTAGAAGATCATTGAAAAACAT GTCACCAGTACGATCTGCAGAGGATAACAATTGCAGTATTGAGGAAGAGCCAGAATTATCGTCTTGTTTTGTGGATCAGACTGGATTAACACCACCTGTCACAAATGACCATGATTACAGTGTCCATACTACAACCAAGGACCAACTTCAGGCAGCCCAAGAGGAAATTAAGGATTTACAGGAAAAGCTTGTAGCAGTAGAAAGGAGACTTTTTTCTGTAGAACGATTCACCACAGATCCCCAGTTGATTAACTTTTACActggttttaaaaattatgaaaccttaaaatgtttgtttattGCTCTTCAGCCAACAGCAGAAACAATGATCAGGTGGACGCAAATGCAGAGACATTCCTCAAATGTGGAAAACATGAAGTTAAATGCTATCCGTAATGAAGCATTGCCACTAATTGATCAGTTTTTTATGTTCCTATGTAGAGTTCGTCAGGGTTTTCCAGAACAGGACTTGGCTGTTAGATTTAACATATCTCAGTCTTCAGTGAGTAGAATTTTAATAACATGGGCAAATTATTTGTATACAATGCTTGGTAGTTTACCTTTATGGCCACCTCGTTGTGTGGTTGACAGTAACATgccaaaatgttttcaagaaacTTATCCTCATGTTAGAGTGATTTTGGACTGTACAGAAATTAAAGTTCAAACTCCTAGCTCAAAAGTATTAAATTCTGAAATGTACTCGAATTATAAAAGTCACACAACATTTAAAAGCTTAATTGGGATTACACCTTGTGGTGCTGTTGCATTTATTAGTTCAATGTACACAGGTAACATTAGTGATAAAGCTATTACTGCATTGTCAGGAATTTTGGATTTGTTGGAGCCTAATGACCAAGTCATGGCTGATAAAGGGTTTTTGATTGAGGACTTATTAGAGAAAAAACAAGCTTCTTTGGTAATACCTCCTTTTCTTGGTGAAAAGGGTAAATTTTCTGCTTTGGAGGTAGCACTTACGCATGAAATAGCACGCCTTCGTATTCATGTTGAAAGAGCTATAAGGCGGATAAAAgaatatcatatatttgatGGTGTCATTCCTCTTAATTTAGCTTCATCCATTAATCAGATATGGACTGTTTGTGCAATACTAACAAATTTCAGAGGACCTCTATTCTAG
- the LOC125653256 gene encoding uncharacterized protein LOC125653256 isoform X2, which produces MPPKVPMLLQALQKCLRAPPNKISDATRVCSAHFLPTEVRRSLNGIRSLKPGSVPSIFAWNSPVKRIRPLRRSLKNMSPVRSAEDNNCSIEEEPELSSCFVDQTGLTPPVTNDHDYSVHTTTKDQLQAAQEEIKDLQEKLVAVERRLFSVERFTTDPQLINFYTGFKNYETLKCLFIALQPTAETMIRWTQMQRHSSNVENMKLNAIRNEALPLIDQFFMFLCRVRQGFPEQDLAVRFNISQSSVSRILITWANYLYTMLGSLPLWPPRCVVDSNMPKCFQETYPHVRVILDCTEIKVQTPSSKVLNSEMYSNYKSHTTFKSLIGITPCGAVAFISSMYTGNISDKAITALSGILDLLEPNDQVMADKGFLIEDLLEKKQASLVIPPFLGEKGKFSALEVALTHEIARLRIHVERAIRRIKEYHIFDGVIPLNLASSINQIWTVCAILTNFRGPLF; this is translated from the exons ATGCCCCCAAAAGTGCCCATGTTGTTACAAGCACTCCAAAAATGTTTACGAGCACCTCCAAATAAG ATATCAGATGCAACAAGGGTTTGTTCAGCCCACTTTCTTCCAACTGAAGTACGGCGGTCATTGAATGGAATACGGTCTTTAAAACCAGGGAGTGTACCAAGCATATTTGCTTGGAATTCACCAGTTAAACGGATCAGGCCACTTAGAAGATCATTGAAAAACAT GTCACCAGTACGATCTGCAGAGGATAACAATTGCAGTATTGAGGAAGAGCCAGAATTATCGTCTTGTTTTGTGGATCAGACTGGATTAACACCACCTGTCACAAATGACCATGATTACAGTGTCCATACTACAACCAAGGACCAACTTCAGGCAGCCCAAGAGGAAATTAAGGATTTACAGGAAAAGCTTGTAGCAGTAGAAAGGAGACTTTTTTCTGTAGAACGATTCACCACAGATCCCCAGTTGATTAACTTTTACActggttttaaaaattatgaaaccttaaaatgtttgtttattGCTCTTCAGCCAACAGCAGAAACAATGATCAGGTGGACGCAAATGCAGAGACATTCCTCAAATGTGGAAAACATGAAGTTAAATGCTATCCGTAATGAAGCATTGCCACTAATTGATCAGTTTTTTATGTTCCTATGTAGAGTTCGTCAGGGTTTTCCAGAACAGGACTTGGCTGTTAGATTTAACATATCTCAGTCTTCAGTGAGTAGAATTTTAATAACATGGGCAAATTATTTGTATACAATGCTTGGTAGTTTACCTTTATGGCCACCTCGTTGTGTGGTTGACAGTAACATgccaaaatgttttcaagaaacTTATCCTCATGTTAGAGTGATTTTGGACTGTACAGAAATTAAAGTTCAAACTCCTAGCTCAAAAGTATTAAATTCTGAAATGTACTCGAATTATAAAAGTCACACAACATTTAAAAGCTTAATTGGGATTACACCTTGTGGTGCTGTTGCATTTATTAGTTCAATGTACACAGGTAACATTAGTGATAAAGCTATTACTGCATTGTCAGGAATTTTGGATTTGTTGGAGCCTAATGACCAAGTCATGGCTGATAAAGGGTTTTTGATTGAGGACTTATTAGAGAAAAAACAAGCTTCTTTGGTAATACCTCCTTTTCTTGGTGAAAAGGGTAAATTTTCTGCTTTGGAGGTAGCACTTACGCATGAAATAGCACGCCTTCGTATTCATGTTGAAAGAGCTATAAGGCGGATAAAAgaatatcatatatttgatGGTGTCATTCCTCTTAATTTAGCTTCATCCATTAATCAGATATGGACTGTTTGTGCAATACTAACAAATTTCAGAGGACCTCTATTCTAG